The Pseudolabrys sp. FHR47 genome contains a region encoding:
- the coaBC gene encoding bifunctional phosphopantothenoylcysteine decarboxylase/phosphopantothenate--cysteine ligase CoaBC gives MASLTVRQLDEALKQQLRLRAARNGRSVEDEVRSILREAAGETEAPAQPPAPAAGVAAATAPRVLLIIGGGIAAYKSLDLIRRLKERGYAVRCILTEAATQFVTPLAAGALVGGRVYTDLFNPEHEFDVGHIRLAREADLIVVAPATADLMAKMAQGLASDLATAVLLATRAKILLAPAMNPAMWSHKATQRNLTQLKADGVSLIGPNSGEMAERGERGQGRLAEPLEIASAVDRLLKPVSASQPLKGKRILITAGPTHEPIDPVRYIANRSSGKQGYAIAAAAADAGAAVTLVSGPVNLRKPEGVDVVDVESARDMLSAVEKALPADVAIFAAAVADWRVANAGEQKIKKQAGAAVPQFSLTENPDILSTIAHRTHNRPPLVIGFAAETENVIANAKAKLTKKGCDWILANDVSPTTGIMGGDSNTIHLVTANGVDDWPPQSKEEAAAMLIAKIAAAVGKDRT, from the coding sequence ATGGCGTCACTGACCGTCCGCCAGCTCGACGAGGCCCTAAAGCAGCAACTGCGCCTGCGTGCCGCCCGCAATGGCCGCTCGGTCGAGGACGAGGTGCGCAGCATCCTGCGCGAGGCGGCGGGCGAAACCGAGGCCCCGGCGCAGCCCCCCGCTCCTGCCGCCGGCGTAGCAGCGGCCACCGCGCCTCGGGTGCTCTTGATCATCGGCGGCGGCATCGCCGCCTACAAATCGCTCGATCTCATTCGCCGGCTCAAAGAGCGCGGCTATGCCGTGCGCTGCATTCTCACCGAAGCGGCGACGCAATTCGTCACGCCGCTCGCCGCCGGAGCGCTGGTCGGCGGCCGCGTCTACACCGATCTGTTCAATCCCGAGCACGAATTCGACGTCGGCCATATTCGCCTGGCGCGCGAAGCCGATTTGATCGTCGTCGCGCCGGCCACGGCCGACTTGATGGCAAAGATGGCGCAAGGCCTTGCTTCCGATCTTGCCACCGCCGTGCTGCTGGCAACGCGAGCGAAGATCCTGCTGGCGCCCGCGATGAACCCGGCGATGTGGTCGCACAAGGCGACGCAGCGCAATCTGACGCAATTGAAGGCCGACGGCGTTTCGCTGATCGGGCCCAATTCCGGGGAGATGGCGGAGCGCGGCGAACGCGGCCAGGGCCGCCTGGCTGAGCCGCTCGAAATCGCCAGCGCGGTCGATCGTCTGTTGAAGCCCGTGTCAGCGTCGCAACCGCTCAAGGGCAAACGTATTCTCATCACCGCCGGCCCGACCCATGAACCGATCGATCCGGTGCGCTATATCGCCAATCGCTCGTCAGGCAAGCAGGGTTATGCCATTGCGGCGGCAGCGGCCGATGCAGGCGCGGCCGTGACGCTCGTCAGCGGCCCGGTCAACCTGCGCAAGCCCGAGGGCGTGGACGTCGTCGACGTCGAGAGCGCGCGCGACATGCTGAGCGCAGTGGAAAAGGCGCTGCCGGCTGACGTCGCGATCTTCGCCGCCGCTGTCGCCGACTGGCGTGTCGCCAATGCCGGCGAACAGAAGATCAAGAAGCAGGCTGGCGCCGCGGTGCCGCAATTTTCGCTGACTGAAAATCCCGATATTCTTTCAACCATCGCCCACCGCACCCACAACCGGCCGCCGCTGGTGATCGGCTTTGCCGCCGAGACCGAAAACGTCATCGCCAATGCCAAGGCCAAGCTCACCAAAAAAGGCTGCGACTGGATTCTCGCCAATGACGTATCGCCGACGACCGGCATCATGGGCGGCGACAGCAACACCATTCACCTGGTCACGGCAAACGGCGTTGACGACTGGCCGCCGCAGAGCAAGGAAGAAGCCGCCGCGATGCTGATCGCGAAAATCGCCGCCGCCGTTGGGAAGGATAGAACTTGA
- a CDS encoding SRPBCC family protein, with protein sequence MPAKTDLDLSDPVAIKGTREFDAPVELVFAAFTDPKHLAQWWGPNGFTTTTSHFEFKSGGTWRYVMHGPDGRDYKNLITFEDIQTNKLIAYRHGGGEGDLEPVRFSQTIGFEDIGGGRTRVVWHGVFPDAQMRDFVIKEYGAGKGLQETTARLAGYVATMARS encoded by the coding sequence ATGCCCGCAAAGACTGATCTCGATCTCAGCGATCCCGTTGCCATCAAGGGTACCCGCGAATTCGACGCGCCGGTTGAGTTGGTGTTTGCCGCCTTCACCGATCCGAAGCATCTGGCGCAATGGTGGGGGCCGAACGGCTTCACCACCACGACCTCGCATTTCGAGTTCAAGTCGGGTGGGACGTGGCGCTATGTCATGCATGGACCGGACGGCCGCGATTACAAGAACCTGATTACGTTCGAGGATATTCAGACGAACAAGCTTATTGCCTATCGCCACGGCGGCGGTGAGGGTGATCTGGAGCCGGTCAGGTTCTCTCAAACAATTGGCTTCGAGGACATCGGCGGCGGCCGCACACGCGTCGTCTGGCACGGCGTCTTCCCGGATGCGCAGATGCGCGATTTCGTCATCAAGGAATACGGCGCGGGAAAGGGTCTGCAGGAAACCACGGCGCGGCTCGCGGGCTATGTCGCCACCATGGCGCGGAGCTGA
- a CDS encoding Rrf2 family transcriptional regulator: MPLVSRKGVLAIAAVIDVAMNSDDRPVSAKALAARHKLPPRHLEPVLQALVRDGILRGIRGPHGGYELAREHRHITAEDILRAASSTDEADDVPVPPSGLVIDIVQPALAEAERSFSAALGRINVDDMTKRARHNRA; this comes from the coding sequence ATGCCGCTCGTTTCCCGCAAAGGCGTTCTGGCCATTGCCGCTGTAATCGATGTGGCCATGAACTCCGATGACCGTCCGGTATCGGCCAAGGCCCTCGCCGCCCGCCACAAGCTGCCCCCTCGCCACCTCGAGCCGGTCCTGCAGGCCCTGGTACGCGACGGTATCCTCCGTGGCATTCGCGGCCCTCATGGCGGCTACGAATTGGCGCGCGAACACCGTCACATCACGGCCGAGGATATTCTGCGCGCCGCCTCCAGCACCGACGAAGCCGATGACGTGCCCGTGCCGCCTTCGGGCCTGGTGATCGATATCGTGCAACCCGCTCTGGCCGAAGCCGAGCGCTCGTTCTCGGCCGCGCTCGGCCGCATCAATGTCGATGACATGACCAAGCGGGCGCGCCACAACAGGGCCTAA
- a CDS encoding glutathione S-transferase family protein: MTLKLYYHPLSSYCHKALIALYENDITFEPIVVDLSSEASSAPMRALWPVGKFPVLKDEKRGHAIAESSVIIDYLDTHYAHTRLIPADTDAAWQARMWDRFFDLYVMEKQGKLVEDNLRPVEARDPHGVAKAKEAIGKSYAIFEDKIGNGIWALGDSYSLADCAASPALFYANCAVPITDTTPKLKAYYERLMRRPSYLRALKEAEPFFDWVPMDVKPRLPA; the protein is encoded by the coding sequence GTGACGCTCAAGCTCTACTATCATCCGTTGTCGTCCTACTGCCACAAGGCGCTGATCGCGCTATACGAGAACGACATTACGTTCGAGCCGATCGTGGTCGATCTCTCCAGCGAAGCGTCGAGTGCGCCGATGCGTGCGCTGTGGCCAGTCGGAAAATTTCCGGTTCTCAAGGACGAGAAGCGGGGCCACGCCATCGCCGAATCGAGCGTGATCATCGACTATCTCGACACGCATTATGCGCACACGCGCCTGATCCCGGCGGATACCGATGCGGCCTGGCAGGCGCGGATGTGGGATCGCTTCTTCGATCTCTATGTCATGGAGAAGCAGGGCAAGCTCGTCGAAGACAATCTGCGTCCAGTCGAGGCGCGCGATCCTCATGGCGTCGCGAAGGCGAAGGAAGCGATCGGAAAATCTTACGCGATCTTCGAGGACAAGATCGGCAACGGCATCTGGGCGTTGGGCGATAGCTACTCACTCGCCGATTGCGCTGCGTCGCCGGCCTTGTTCTACGCCAATTGCGCGGTGCCGATCACCGACACGACGCCGAAGCTGAAGGCCTATTACGAGCGGCTGATGCGGCGGCCGTCCTATCTGCGTGCGCTCAAGGAAGCCGAGCCTTTCTTCGATTGGGTGCCGATGGACGTGAAACCGCGGCTGCCAGCCTGA
- a CDS encoding MarR family winged helix-turn-helix transcriptional regulator has product MSIRHGKKQEAARGHESSALPALPFDKTIEVRDACLCLHVQRAARALARRFDVVLRPLDLTSGQFSLLTSLNRPEPPTIGSVAELLAMDRTTLTANLKPLERRGLVTVAVDKDDKRSRRLGITPAGRALLAEAYPIWREAHTALEFKIKHGSADDLRKALMALL; this is encoded by the coding sequence ATGTCAATACGCCACGGCAAGAAACAGGAAGCGGCGCGCGGACACGAGTCCAGCGCGCTGCCGGCCTTGCCGTTCGACAAGACCATTGAGGTGCGCGACGCCTGTCTCTGCCTGCACGTGCAGCGCGCGGCGCGGGCGCTGGCCCGGCGATTCGACGTGGTTCTGCGGCCGCTCGATCTGACCAGCGGCCAGTTCTCGCTGCTGACATCGCTCAATCGTCCGGAACCGCCGACCATCGGCAGCGTCGCGGAACTTCTGGCGATGGACCGCACGACGCTAACCGCCAACCTCAAGCCGCTGGAGCGGCGCGGGCTCGTCACCGTCGCGGTGGACAAGGACGACAAGCGCAGCCGCCGCCTCGGCATCACGCCCGCCGGCCGCGCCCTGCTGGCAGAGGCCTATCCGATCTGGCGTGAGGCTCACACCGCGCTCGAGTTCAAGATCAAGCACGGCAGCGCCGACGATCTGCGCAAGGCACTGATGGCGTTACTGTAG
- a CDS encoding DUF1428 domain-containing protein yields MTYVDGFIVPVPKKKVAAYKKIATLAGKIWMEHGALSYVEAVADDVKPGKWTSFPQSVKLKKGEVVIFSYITYKSRKSRDVVMKKVMSDKRLKMDMSTMPFDGKRMIFGGFKAIVEK; encoded by the coding sequence ATGACCTACGTCGATGGATTCATCGTGCCGGTGCCGAAGAAGAAGGTGGCGGCCTACAAGAAGATCGCCACGCTCGCCGGCAAGATCTGGATGGAGCACGGTGCGTTGTCTTACGTCGAAGCGGTGGCTGACGATGTCAAGCCGGGCAAGTGGACGTCGTTTCCGCAGAGCGTGAAGCTCAAGAAGGGCGAGGTCGTTATCTTCTCGTACATCACGTACAAGTCGCGCAAATCGCGCGATGTCGTCATGAAGAAGGTGATGTCCGACAAGCGATTGAAGATGGACATGTCGACAATGCCGTTCGACGGCAAGCGCATGATCTTCGGCGGCTTCAAGGCGATCGTGGAGAAATGA
- a CDS encoding DUF899 family protein: MLDINTTLPSALTLAENCDVRIKGESADYRKARTALLAEEIELRRHIERVAEMRRALPPGAPMKNYRFIGESGPTDLNAMFGDKQTLVVYTYMYGPQRERPCPMCTSLLSAWDGEARDIMQNVALAITARSPIERLIYFKNERGWRDLKLYSDPSGEFSRDFHAIGENGGDDAGLHVFTRRDGTLRHFWSAEMDGSTADPGQDPRGAPDLMPLWTVLDCTPEGRRPDWYPKLDYGR, from the coding sequence ATGCTCGATATCAATACGACACTGCCTTCGGCCCTCACTTTGGCCGAGAACTGCGACGTCCGCATCAAGGGCGAGAGTGCCGACTATCGCAAAGCCCGCACGGCGCTGCTTGCCGAGGAGATCGAACTGCGCCGCCACATCGAGCGCGTCGCCGAGATGCGCCGTGCATTGCCGCCCGGCGCCCCGATGAAGAACTATCGCTTCATCGGCGAAAGTGGTCCGACCGATCTCAACGCCATGTTCGGCGACAAGCAGACGCTCGTTGTCTACACTTACATGTACGGCCCGCAGCGCGAACGGCCCTGCCCAATGTGCACGTCGCTGCTGTCGGCATGGGACGGCGAGGCGCGTGACATCATGCAGAATGTCGCGCTCGCCATTACGGCCCGTTCGCCGATCGAACGGCTCATTTATTTCAAGAATGAGCGCGGCTGGCGCGACCTCAAGCTTTACTCCGATCCGTCCGGGGAGTTCAGCCGCGACTTCCATGCCATCGGTGAAAACGGCGGCGATGACGCCGGCCTCCATGTCTTCACGCGGCGCGATGGCACCTTGCGCCATTTCTGGAGTGCCGAGATGGATGGCTCTACCGCCGATCCGGGCCAGGACCCGCGCGGCGCGCCGGACCTGATGCCGCTCTGGACAGTGCTGGATTGCACGCCCGAAGGCCGCCGACCGGATTGGTATCCGAAACTCGACTACGGCCGCTGA
- a CDS encoding helix-turn-helix transcriptional regulator, translating into MPDTDRLNATFAALADPTRRAILARLALGETSVQKLAEPFDISLPAISRHLKVLEHAGLISRGRDAQMRPCRIDTEGLIGVDHWLAEYRKLWSQSMDKLESYLEVMKAQQADRPAPKKKTRSVKRQGGSHARKD; encoded by the coding sequence ATGCCCGACACCGACCGTCTCAACGCCACCTTCGCTGCGCTCGCCGATCCGACGCGCCGCGCCATTTTGGCGCGCCTCGCGCTCGGCGAGACCTCGGTGCAGAAACTCGCCGAGCCGTTCGACATCAGCCTGCCCGCCATCTCGCGGCACCTGAAGGTGCTCGAACATGCCGGCCTCATCAGCCGCGGTCGCGACGCGCAGATGCGCCCGTGCCGGATCGATACGGAAGGCCTCATCGGCGTCGATCACTGGCTCGCGGAATATCGCAAGCTCTGGAGCCAGAGCATGGACAAGCTCGAAAGCTATCTCGAGGTCATGAAGGCGCAGCAGGCCGATCGCCCGGCGCCGAAAAAGAAAACCCGTTCGGTGAAGCGTCAAGGAGGAAGCCATGCCCGCAAAGACTGA
- the dut gene encoding dUTP diphosphatase gives MHLPHGEGLPLPAYQSALAAGFDLTAAVPEDAPLTIAPGTRALVPTGLAFALPEGFEAQVRPRSGLAMKHGLTVLNSPGTIDADYRGEVQVLLVNLGADSVVITRGMRIAQCVIATVTRATITVTTSLDQTARGSGGFGSTGS, from the coding sequence ATGCACCTGCCGCACGGCGAAGGCCTGCCGCTGCCCGCCTATCAAAGCGCGCTCGCCGCCGGCTTCGATCTCACGGCCGCGGTGCCGGAAGACGCGCCGCTCACTATCGCACCCGGCACGCGGGCGCTGGTGCCGACCGGACTGGCATTCGCGCTGCCCGAAGGCTTCGAAGCCCAGGTGCGGCCGCGCTCGGGACTAGCGATGAAGCACGGCCTCACCGTGCTCAACTCACCCGGCACCATCGACGCCGATTATCGCGGCGAGGTGCAGGTGCTGCTCGTCAATCTCGGTGCCGATTCGGTTGTTATCACGCGCGGCATGCGCATCGCCCAGTGCGTGATCGCAACCGTTACGCGCGCAACGATTACGGTGACGACGTCCCTCGACCAAACTGCCCGAGGGTCCGGCGGATTCGGCTCTACCGGGAGTTGA
- a CDS encoding VOC family protein: MAVVKQKLATCLWFDKQAEEAAKFYCSVFKNSKIGRTAYYPDTGQDIHGKPANSVLTVEFELEGMPFMALNGGPQFKFNEAVSLQIPCKTQDEIDYYWAALTADGGQESQCGWLKDKYGLSWQVFPDFMGDILAGPDRAAAKRAMDAFMKMKKFDLATVKKAYEGR, from the coding sequence ATGGCTGTCGTCAAACAAAAGCTCGCGACCTGTTTGTGGTTCGACAAACAGGCCGAAGAAGCCGCGAAGTTCTATTGCTCGGTGTTCAAGAATTCGAAGATCGGCCGTACCGCCTATTACCCGGACACGGGTCAGGACATTCACGGCAAGCCGGCGAATTCGGTGCTGACAGTGGAGTTCGAGCTCGAAGGCATGCCGTTCATGGCGCTCAATGGCGGACCGCAGTTCAAGTTCAACGAGGCGGTCTCGCTGCAGATACCCTGCAAGACGCAGGATGAGATCGACTATTACTGGGCCGCGCTGACCGCCGATGGCGGTCAGGAAAGTCAATGCGGCTGGCTAAAGGACAAATACGGTCTGTCCTGGCAGGTGTTCCCTGACTTCATGGGTGACATTCTGGCCGGTCCGGATCGCGCCGCGGCAAAGCGAGCCATGGACGCTTTCATGAAAATGAAGAAGTTCGACCTTGCGACGGTCAAGAAGGCCTACGAAGGCAGATAA
- the tsaE gene encoding tRNA (adenosine(37)-N6)-threonylcarbamoyltransferase complex ATPase subunit type 1 TsaE, with the protein MPSSSPTAFSFTVALRDEQATRRLAADIANLIEPGDVITLLGDLGVGKSAFARAFIRHLAGDDNAEVPSPTFTLMQSYDLPRFALVHADLYRLSGPDELTELGFDDEAGQTVMLIEWPERARGHLPDDRINVALMLDASQGDTFRHCKVTGLGKLAARVERIDAIRRFLDTHGFAEATRTRMQGDASSRMYERLTRDSESFILMNSPRRPDGPPVEGGKPYSAIAHLAEDVTPFIAMARALSDEGLSAPKIVAADRAAGLLILEDLGLETVVEGEPPAPIAERYGIATDLLAALHRKPKPNDLPLEPGVSHRVPRFDLAAMLIEVSLLIDWYLPHAGVEPDAKLRAAYRALWTDALKPALEAPPTWVLRDYHSPNLIWLPNRDGIKRIGLLDFQDAVMGPAAYDVASLLQDARVDVPEDLEVQLLVRYLRGREGEDGFVRDAFVHLYALMAAQRASKILGIFARLNKRDGKPQYLRHLPRVWTYLQRALAHPALAPLAEWYGVHIPPPPGFQTGTP; encoded by the coding sequence ATGCCCTCTTCCTCGCCCACCGCGTTCAGCTTTACCGTAGCACTTCGCGACGAGCAGGCGACGCGGCGCCTCGCCGCCGACATCGCCAATCTCATTGAGCCGGGCGACGTCATCACCCTGCTCGGCGATCTCGGCGTCGGCAAATCGGCTTTCGCGCGCGCCTTCATTCGTCATCTCGCCGGCGACGATAATGCCGAGGTGCCGAGCCCAACTTTTACATTGATGCAGAGCTACGACCTGCCGCGCTTCGCATTGGTTCATGCCGATCTGTACCGGCTGTCCGGGCCGGACGAACTCACCGAACTCGGCTTCGACGACGAGGCCGGCCAGACGGTGATGCTGATCGAATGGCCGGAGCGGGCGCGCGGCCATCTGCCGGACGACCGCATCAATGTCGCGTTGATGCTGGACGCCAGCCAGGGCGACACGTTCCGGCATTGCAAGGTGACGGGGCTCGGCAAGCTTGCCGCGCGCGTCGAACGCATCGACGCCATCCGGCGCTTTCTCGATACTCACGGCTTTGCCGAGGCAACGCGCACGCGCATGCAGGGCGATGCCTCCAGCCGCATGTATGAGCGGCTGACGCGCGACAGCGAAAGCTTCATCCTCATGAACTCGCCGCGCCGGCCGGACGGGCCGCCGGTCGAAGGCGGCAAGCCCTACAGCGCTATCGCGCATCTTGCCGAAGACGTGACGCCGTTCATCGCCATGGCGCGCGCTTTGAGTGATGAAGGCCTCTCTGCGCCGAAGATCGTAGCCGCTGACCGCGCCGCCGGGCTGCTCATTCTCGAAGACCTCGGCCTCGAAACCGTGGTCGAAGGCGAACCGCCGGCGCCGATCGCCGAGCGCTATGGCATCGCCACCGATCTGCTCGCCGCCCTGCATCGCAAGCCGAAGCCGAACGACCTACCGCTCGAGCCCGGTGTCAGTCATCGCGTGCCGCGCTTCGATCTCGCCGCGATGCTGATCGAGGTGTCGCTGCTGATCGACTGGTATCTGCCGCATGCCGGTGTCGAACCCGATGCGAAACTGCGCGCCGCCTATCGCGCCCTGTGGACCGATGCGCTTAAGCCGGCACTGGAAGCGCCGCCGACCTGGGTGCTGCGCGACTATCACTCGCCCAATCTGATCTGGCTGCCGAACCGCGACGGCATCAAGCGCATCGGCCTGCTCGATTTTCAGGACGCAGTGATGGGCCCGGCCGCCTATGACGTCGCCTCGCTATTGCAGGACGCCCGCGTCGACGTGCCGGAAGATCTCGAGGTGCAGCTTCTGGTGCGCTATCTGCGCGGCCGCGAGGGCGAGGACGGCTTCGTGCGCGATGCCTTTGTCCACCTCTATGCGCTGATGGCGGCACAGCGTGCCTCCAAGATCCTCGGCATCTTCGCCCGCCTCAACAAGCGCGACGGCAAGCCGCAATATTTGCGTCATCTGCCGCGCGTATGGACCTATCTGCAGCGCGCGCTGGCGCATCCGGCGCTGGCGCCGCTCGCCGAATGGTATGGCGTCCACATCCCCCCTCCGCCGGGTTTCCAGACAGGAACGCCATGA
- a CDS encoding VOC family protein has product MQVQPYLSFEGRCEEALEFYKKAIGAQVEVMMRFKDAPADGGMSGDGCAGPMPPADKIMHSSFKVGDSVVMATDGMTSGKPDFKGISLALSVKDDAGAKRMFDALSNGGAVMQPLMKTFFASSFGMVADKFGVCWMVVTAP; this is encoded by the coding sequence ATGCAAGTTCAGCCCTATTTGAGTTTCGAAGGCCGCTGCGAGGAAGCGCTAGAGTTTTACAAGAAGGCCATCGGCGCGCAGGTTGAGGTCATGATGCGCTTCAAGGATGCGCCGGCCGACGGCGGCATGTCCGGTGATGGCTGTGCCGGTCCGATGCCGCCCGCCGACAAGATCATGCATTCGAGTTTCAAGGTCGGCGACAGCGTCGTGATGGCGACCGACGGCATGACCAGCGGCAAGCCCGATTTCAAAGGCATCTCGCTGGCGTTGTCAGTCAAAGACGATGCGGGGGCGAAGCGAATGTTTGACGCCCTGAGTAACGGTGGCGCCGTGATGCAGCCGCTGATGAAGACTTTCTTCGCATCCAGCTTCGGCATGGTGGCCGACAAGTTCGGCGTCTGCTGGATGGTGGTCACCGCGCCGTAA
- a CDS encoding PAS-domain containing protein produces the protein MPAAHRTTNGAQRSRPKRSGFLTSVSRAALIAAAWAAFGKTALAQPAIEQAATSFARHDFATLTIIGGLIGFSVLATIALARSRYGNRKNSVSRDEAMAMQAEIDRLKQLLLSQPQVLVTWPAASDEPDIIGDTSIVGAGTPRVLAFGTWLEPAAAQRLDDAVARLRSDGRGFTMTLTTLAGRPLEAEGRALGGRAILRLRDVSGIESELVEVSTRHDRLAGDLDTLKAMLEALPAPVWARDAAGRLIFANSAYARAVEASDATDAVARELEMLERTARAEIARLRAGGEAFARRLPAVVAGERRIFDVVDAPTASGSAGMAIDRTEAETMRTELKRMTDAHRRVLDQLATGVAIFNADRKLAFYNTAFRVLFDLDPALLEQAPTDTTVLDTLRSARKLPEEQDFKQWKQQLYEAYRAVEPKEHMWHLPDGRTLRVVTTPNPEGGVTYLYDDVTERLEMRRRYEALIKVQSETLDHLGEAVAVFGSDGRVRLHNPAFQSMWKLTPEALDTHPHVEAVTAWTQALHDDGAVWRTLRSAITGIDNREPVAATIERRDGMMIDMATMPLPDGATLVTFQDVTDTVNVERALRERNEALVAADSIKIEFVHHVSYELRSPLTNIIGFANLLGDTAFGPLTAKQREYLGYITTSTNALLAIINNILDLATIDAGAMTLNLAQVDIRASMFEAAEGVQDRLIPNHIALDIVAASDIGSFTADAKRLKQVLFNLLSNAVGFSPPNATVTLTAKRHGDTVIFAVSDRGPGIEPERQDKVFDLFETDAKGSGHRGTGLGLSLVRSFVELHGGTVTIESTIGEGTTVTCAFPAEQQRRPVETPAAKIAATKRSAA, from the coding sequence ATGCCGGCAGCACACCGGACGACGAACGGGGCGCAACGCTCTCGTCCGAAGCGAAGCGGATTCCTGACATCCGTTTCCCGCGCGGCGCTCATCGCCGCCGCATGGGCGGCATTCGGCAAGACCGCTCTTGCCCAGCCTGCCATCGAGCAAGCCGCAACGTCGTTTGCCCGCCACGACTTCGCAACGCTGACGATTATCGGCGGCCTGATCGGCTTCTCGGTGCTGGCGACCATCGCGCTCGCCCGTAGCCGCTATGGCAACCGCAAGAATTCGGTATCGCGCGACGAAGCGATGGCGATGCAGGCCGAGATCGATCGGCTCAAGCAACTGTTGCTGTCGCAGCCGCAAGTCCTCGTGACATGGCCGGCGGCCTCGGATGAACCCGATATCATCGGCGACACGTCGATCGTCGGAGCGGGCACGCCGCGGGTGCTCGCTTTCGGCACCTGGCTGGAGCCGGCGGCGGCCCAGCGCCTCGACGACGCAGTCGCGCGCCTGCGCAGCGATGGCCGCGGCTTCACCATGACGTTGACCACGTTGGCCGGACGGCCGCTGGAGGCCGAAGGCCGCGCGCTCGGCGGCCGCGCCATTCTCAGGCTGCGCGATGTGAGCGGCATCGAAAGCGAATTGGTCGAGGTCTCGACCCGTCATGATCGTCTCGCCGGCGACCTCGATACCCTGAAGGCCATGCTGGAGGCGCTGCCGGCGCCGGTCTGGGCGCGCGATGCCGCCGGCCGGCTGATCTTCGCCAACAGCGCCTATGCACGTGCGGTCGAAGCCAGCGACGCGACCGACGCCGTCGCGCGCGAACTGGAAATGCTGGAGCGCACTGCGCGCGCCGAGATCGCGCGGCTGCGCGCCGGCGGCGAAGCCTTTGCCAGGCGCCTGCCGGCCGTCGTCGCCGGCGAGCGGCGCATCTTCGATGTCGTCGATGCGCCGACCGCGTCCGGCTCGGCCGGCATGGCGATCGACCGCACCGAAGCCGAGACCATGCGCACCGAACTCAAGCGCATGACGGACGCGCACCGTCGCGTACTCGACCAGCTCGCCACCGGCGTCGCCATCTTCAACGCCGACCGCAAACTAGCCTTCTATAACACCGCGTTCCGCGTCCTGTTCGATCTCGATCCGGCGCTGCTGGAGCAGGCGCCGACCGACACCACTGTGCTCGACACCTTGCGGAGCGCGCGCAAACTGCCGGAAGAGCAGGACTTCAAGCAGTGGAAGCAGCAGCTTTACGAAGCCTATCGCGCCGTCGAGCCGAAGGAGCACATGTGGCACCTGCCGGACGGCCGCACCTTGCGCGTCGTCACCACGCCCAATCCGGAAGGCGGCGTTACTTATCTCTATGACGACGTCACCGAACGCCTGGAGATGCGCCGCCGCTACGAGGCGCTGATCAAGGTGCAGAGCGAAACGCTCGACCACCTCGGTGAGGCCGTCGCCGTGTTCGGCTCGGACGGCCGTGTGCGCCTGCACAATCCGGCGTTTCAGAGTATGTGGAAGCTGACACCCGAAGCGCTCGACACCCATCCGCATGTCGAAGCCGTCACCGCCTGGACGCAGGCCTTGCATGACGACGGCGCGGTGTGGCGCACATTGCGCAGCGCGATCACCGGCATCGACAATCGCGAGCCGGTCGCCGCCACCATCGAACGCCGCGACGGCATGATGATCGACATGGCGACCATGCCGCTGCCGGACGGTGCGACGCTGGTCACCTTCCAGGACGTCACCGATACGGTGAACGTCGAACGCGCGCTGCGCGAACGCAACGAGGCGCTGGTCGCCGCCGACTCGATCAAGATCGAGTTCGTGCACCACGTCTCCTACGAACTGCGCTCGCCGCTGACCAACATCATCGGCTTCGCCAATCTGCTCGGCGACACCGCATTCGGTCCGCTGACGGCGAAGCAGCGCGAATATCTCGGCTACATCACTACTTCGACCAATGCGTTGCTGGCGATCATCAACAACATCCTCGACCTCGCCACCATTGACGCCGGCGCGATGACGCTGAACCTGGCGCAGGTCGATATTCGCGCCAGCATGTTCGAAGCAGCCGAAGGCGTGCAGGACCGGCTGATCCCGAATCACATAGCGCTCGACATCGTCGCCGCCTCCGATATCGGCAGCTTCACCGCCGACGCCAAGCGGCTGAAGCAGGTGCTGTTCAATCTGTTGTCGAACGCCGTCGGTTTTTCGCCGCCGAACGCCACTGTGACGCTGACGGCGAAACGTCATGGCGACACCGTGATCTTCGCCGTCAGCGATCGCGGCCCCGGCATCGAGCCCGAGCGTCAGGACAAGGTGTTCGACCTGTTCGAGACCGACGCCAAAGGTTCGGGGCATCGTGGCACCGGGCTCGGCCTGTCGCTGGTGCGTTCCTTCGTCGAACTGCATGGCGGCACGGTGACGATCGAGTCCACCATCGGTGAAGGCACCACCGTTACCTGCGCGTTTCCCGCCGAACAGCAGCGCCGTCCGGTCGAGACGCCGGCCGCCAAGATTGCCGCGACAAAGCGCAGCGCGGCGTAA